The window GACAGCGCACATGGTCCGGACGCCATGGGTCGGGGACCGCGGCGGGCTCGGGGAAACTCCGGGGCACCCGCTCGTAGAGCGCCGAGGCCAGAGAGAACAGGTTCGGATGCCCGTACTGGTTCCTGATGACGTCGCCTGACAGTCCCTCGGCCTCCAGCAGCGCGGCCACCTCGTAGGGATGCACCGCGGGCCCGATGCGGTCGGCCAGCTCGGCGGCGAGCCGGCTGACCTCGTTCTCGTCCGGTCCGTGCCGGGGCAGCCGCAGGGCGAGCGTGCTGTCGTTCGCCCAGCGTGGGCGCGGGCGCCGCGCCCGCGTCCCGGCGAGCCGGAGCGCGAGCGTGTCCTGCTCGGACCCACCGGGTTCGAGCGCCATGGGCCCGCTCATATCGCGACGCCTTCCGTGACCGGAGCGGCCGTGGCGGTCGTGGCCCCCGGGGTGCCCGCGTCCGCCGTGGGCCGCGGGACCGGTCGCGCGCCCGCCCGGTCCCGTGCCGCCAGATCCAGGTAGATGGAACGGAACGTCTCGATGGTCCGGCGCAGGGTGAACTGTTCGATCACCCGGAGCCGGGCCGCCTCTCCCATCGCCCCGCGGCGCCCGGGGTCGCGCAGCAGCCGCAGCGCGGCGGCGGCCATGGCGGCCGGGTCGCGCGGCGGGACCACGACACCGGTGTCGCCGACGGCCTCCCGTACCCCGCCGACGTCGGTGGACACGGTCGCCCGCCCGCACGACATGGCCTCGATCAGCGTGAACGGGAAGCCCTCGCTGATGCTGGAGAGCATCACCACGTTGCCGGCGGCGTAGGCGTCCTTGATGTCCTCAACCCGCCCCTCGAACCGGACGGCGTCCGCCTGCCCGAGTGCGGCGGCCAGGGCCTCGCAGCGGTCCCGGTACCACTCCCCGCCGCGCGGTGTCCCGCCGAACAACCGCAGCCGGGCATCAGGCAGTTCGGACCGGACCAGGGCGAAGGCGTGGATGAGGGTCTCCAGGTCCTTGATCGGGTCCACCCGGCCCGCCCAGCTGAGGGTGGGCACCCCGGGCTCCGGTCCGGCCGGCGGGAACGCGGCCGGGTCCACGCCGTTGTAGACGGTGCGGATCGACTCAGGGGAGGCACCGCCCTCCTCCTCCCACAGCCGGTTGTAGCGGTTGCCCGGGGTGATCAGCGCG of the Streptomyces sp. NBC_01788 genome contains:
- the pelF gene encoding GT4 family glycosyltransferase PelF; its protein translation is MHVHRGARPTDPTRVTLLTEGTYPHSHGGVSVWCDQLVRGMPDLEFDVLAVTGTGREPLVWDLPAHVSRMTSIPMWGTPPEGRPPRGRARNRLTSAYERFLTALLDPCAEDGFAPALHTMARAAADGTLSAFLRGDQAISVLTSVWNRPGLVVREARPTLHDALTATGLLEHALRPLAAPPPTSGVAHAVSGGVAVLPGLAALEQHGVPLLLTEHGVYLRERYLGYRTAPYRWPVKAVVLGFFRLLTQESYRRAALITPGNRYNRLWEEEGGASPESIRTVYNGVDPAAFPPAGPEPGVPTLSWAGRVDPIKDLETLIHAFALVRSELPDARLRLFGGTPRGGEWYRDRCEALAAALGQADAVRFEGRVEDIKDAYAAGNVVMLSSISEGFPFTLIEAMSCGRATVSTDVGGVREAVGDTGVVVPPRDPAAMAAAALRLLRDPGRRGAMGEAARLRVIEQFTLRRTIETFRSIYLDLAARDRAGARPVPRPTADAGTPGATTATAAPVTEGVAI